TTCGGTTCACCCTGAGGCATACCCTGTAGTTAAATCTATTTGCGAGCGCAATAATCTTGACGTAAATAGCTTAATTGGAAACAGCGACTTTTTAAATAAACTTGCTGCAAATGACTACACTGACGAAAAATTTGGTTTACCAACTGTTACCGACATTATCAAAGAGCTTGATAAACCAGGCCGCGATCCGCGACCTGAGTTTAAAACAGCTGAGTTTAAGGCCGGTGTTGAAAAAATCAGTGACCTTAAACCAGGTATGATTTTAGAAGGTGTAGTCTCTAACGTAGCTAACTTTGGTGCGTTTGTAGATGTTGGCGTACACCAAGATGGCCTGGTGCATATTTCAGCTATTACTAATAAGTTTATATCTGATCCGCGCGAAGTTGTTAAAGCTGGCGACATTGTAAAAGTAAAAGTAGTTGAAGTAGACGCCGCGCGTAAACGCATTAGCTTTACTATGCGCTTAGACGATGAGATAGACACCAGCAATAAACCCGCAGCCGCACCACAAAAGCAACGTAATAATACGCAACAGCCTCGCGCAGCTAAGCCAAAGCGCGATAACGGTAATGCAATGATGGGCAACGCCTTTGCAGATGCATTTGCTAACGCAAAAACTAAAAAGTAGCCACGCTTACTAAACTAAAAAAGCCGCAATAGCGGCTTTTTTATTATTTAAATCTTTTAATACTCTCTGCTAGCTAATTATACCAATGCGCCTAATTGAGTGATGTATTTTCAGTGTAAAAAATTGTGTCGCAAAATAATTAACTATTACTGCAGATTGGTATTAGCCATATGCTGAAAAACCACTCTCATTTTGTGGTGAACTCGTCATTTGGTAAAAATTAGCAATACGCCCAGCTCGAGCGTCTACTTCTGGATCTCGATTTTGCTCGTTATTCACTTCATTTTCTGATTCTGCTGTACGCGTATCGTTTACAGATAAGGTATTTTGCGATTCATCGGCTTGCTCTTGTTCATCAACAGGTGTAGCAAGCTCAGCTTGTGCTGCGGCCATTTTTTGCGTTGCATCGGCTGCAATTGCTCTATCAGCACTTGAAGGTTCAGCAGGGGCAAGTGCGGCTGCGCGTACTGTTTGCATTTTATCTATAGTGGCTTGTGGGTCACCAGGGATTTCAGATACATCAATTTGCACCTCGCCACCTACGGCGTAATTAGTGCCATCTGGGCCGCGCTGATATTCATAGCTTGGTGAGCCTGCATATTGCCCGCCAACAGACGCATGAGCTTGTTCATGAACACGTACTTCTGTGTCACGTGCTTTAAGCTCTTTAATTTGCTGCTGTTCTATTTCAAGTTGTTGTTGCTCTTGCTCTTCCTCGGCGGTGTCTTCACTTGCTTGCTGATTTTGCTGCTCGGTATTTGAGTCATCAGCATTGCCTTCTTCGCGCTGCTCAACTGTTTGCTCGTCACTTAACTTACCAGTTGCATCGTATGTGGCTACCTCAGTGCTACTTGGTAATCTTGCTTTGTCTGCATCGCTTTGTGCTTTGGTTTCGGTATTGCTAGCGCTATTTGGCGCAGGGGCAGGAATAACTTCGCGCAGTTGGTTGTCACGCCGAGCGGTTTCCGTATAAACGTTCGCAGTGTTTATATTGATAGACGGAAATGGCGTGACAATATTCATAACAGCTTAAACTTTAATATCAACTAATGTGCCAAGCACTTCATCAGCAGTTTGGATAGATTGCGTGTTAGCCTTGGCATTAAACTCTTCAACTTTTAGGTTAACTAAGGCTTCATCAACTCGAGCTGGTTGTGACACCGGCGCTGTTACTGCTTCATCAGGGCTCGCTGCTGTTAACTGGCGTTGCTGTGCTAGTTGAGTATCGTCTTGCTCTTCAATGGTGGCACGGTTAATCTCAGCGCTTGCTCTTTCTATACCTTGGCTTGCACGATTAAACCCTTCTACACCACTATTAAATACAGAACCAATAGCCATGTTGTACCTCCAATAAATTTAATATTGTTTAATTATCGCTCACTTCATAGGCAAAATAAAGCTTTAAACCCCACGTTTATTAGCGCTATTTTAAAGCATTGATTTAACGGCAGATAAAAACTCTTTTTTATGAGATATAAATGGCGCATGCGAGGCTTTATCTAATACTGCGTATTCAAACTCAGTATTTAGTGCTGCCATTTTGCCTATTGCTTTATAAGGTACCAGTGCATCTAAACGGCCAAAGATGGCTTTTATAGGCACTGGGCAATGAGCAAATAAATTTCGTAAATCGTCGGTTTGTAAAATATCTAAACCGCCGCTCAATGCTTGCGTATTTGGTGGCTTATATTGATTTAATAATTGTTTTAGCTGCTTTATGTCGTCGCGGGCTGTCTCGCTGCCCATGGCTTGTATAGCCAAAAACCGTTCGATGGTTTTTTCTCGATGATTAATTAACTGCTCTTTAAATTGCTCAAGCACAGTGGCTTTTATACCAGGCCAATCATGCTGCTCAGCAAAAAATGGGGTTGAAGCTACTAAAATAACTTTTGAAACTTTTTCAGGCCAATGCTTAGCAATGTATAACGCAAATAAACCACCTAACGACCAACCCATTAATATAGAGCCTGTTTTAAGCTGCTCACTTAAATGCTTAGCTGCATCATGCAAGTTATAAGGGGTTGGGCAGCTACCGCTATTACCAAAACCTGGCAAGTCAATGCTGCGCACTACGCCGCTATACAAAAACTCTAACTCAGGCTGTACTAATTGCCACACACCTTGATTCATTCCCCAACCATGTAATAAAACTAACTCGCTTTGCATATTTGCCTAACCTTTACCAAACTTAGCCACATCATAACGCTTACATGAGCGAAAGCAACGCAAGGATTGCCAGTGCAACAGTCTATTATTAATTGGTTATTTCCCTCCTATTGCGTGCAGTGTCAGGAGGTTATTAATTCAGAAAATGGTTTATGCGAACATTGCTTATCTGATCTCACTGTATTTGATTTAAACAAACACACTAATTTATTACATCGACCAGATATTGTAGAAATGTTCCCAAACTGTGAGTTTGATAGATTATTTGCATGTGCTTTTTATCAGCCTCCTTTTGAGCACTGGTTAAAAAGGCTGAAGTTTAATAACCAAATACATTATAAAAAGGCGTTACAGCAAGTAATTACAAAGGAACTCGCCACCTTCTTTGAGCACTTATCTACTAAGCCTGACTTTTTTATTATTTTACCCCTACATAAAAAGCGATTTTTAAAACGCGGATTTAATCAAGTAAGCCAAGTATGGCAGCCCTGTATAGCAAAGCACGGTGATGTGAGTAATGCACTTGTTCGTAATAAAGCCACGCAAGCGCAGTCGCAATTATCTAAAGCAAAGCGCATTAAAAATTTAAAAAACGCCTTTATTTGCACCCAAGATATGAGCGGTAAAACAGTAGCGATTATAGATGATGTTATGACTACAGGCGCTACACTTAACGCCGCTACGCAGGTATTAAAGCAAGCTGGCGCTAAACAGGTATGGGCATTTACAACCTGTTTAACGCCACTTTAAGTGCTATTTAATTACCACTAACACGAAATGTATGACCGAAAAACAAAGCATTACTTAATAAGCGGCTTGTGCCATACCAGTAACCTCTAAATACAGGGTTATCAGTCATGGCAATGACACTTCCGCGCCCGTAAGAGTGTGCAATCATGGCTGCTGCACCTGCAATTTGCTGCTCATTTACGCCATCGGTAAAGCCTGCAAGCAGTGGCTTTTTGGGGTATGTGAGTATATTTACAAACGGCGCCTCTGATTTTTCTAATAACCAAGTGCTGTTTTTAAATACCGGTAACGTATCGCGATTTAGTGAAAACGTAAGCGGGTGCGTGGTATCAACATCGGTATTAAAAATGGCGCCGGCAATGCGTTGGCGTCCCGCTAAGTGATCTTTATCGGCGTAGCTCAAGCCCTTTGTTTTAAAAGCACTGGCTACGTCTTGTCTTGATAAATAATTCGCTTTAAGTAATTGTTGGTCGGCTAAAAACTTAGCGCCACCTTTGTGCCCCCAAATTACGCCGCCTTTTCTTACCCAACTTTTAATAGCGACTTTATCGCTATCGGGTAAACCTGAATAGTTGCCATTGGCCAATACAATATGACTGTAGTTTGCTAAATCAATACTGCCTAAGCGCTCCATTTCAACAATTGTTGGGGCAATACCTACAAAGCGATCTAGGTAGTACCAAACCTCGCCAGCTTCGTATTGGCTTACACCTTTACCGCCAACCAGTAGCACTTTAGGCTCTTTTAATACTGCCATAGTACGCGACCCTAAATCGGCACCTTTACTCGTTAGGCCTGTTGTAATGGGCTTAATCGCAATACCAAACTGCGACTGCGCTTTATTTAAAATAGCCACCCAATCGCTTTGGGTTTGTAGCCCTGCAGGTACAATAATGCTACCAGGCGCAAAGTTTATTTCTCCAGAGTGCGATTTAGCCGTTAAAGCACTGAGTGCAACTCGGGCTTTTACACCTTGCTTTAATAAGCTGTTTAACATTTTGGGGGCTAAATAATCATCCCATGCAAAGCCAAAAGCATATTCTGTTTTTAGCGTAGCAAATGAGGGCATTACCGCCTTTTGCCACGCCGTACTTGCCACTTCTAGGCCCCAACTGCTTTTTACTTGAGCAAACTCTAAGTTAAAGGCATGAGCAAGTGTCCAACCCGACACATCGTAAAATGTGTTGTCGGCAAAGCTTTTTTGCTCGCTAAAAATGGCTTTAACTAATCTAAACTGAGGTTGTGCCAGTGGAACAAAGTAACTATTTGTAGAAAAGTTTTTACCCTTGGCTTTAAGCGTTTTGGTAAGTGGGTAAGCATTTATTTGATGCTGCTTTAGTAGATTTAAAAATAGTTTAATTCGGGTGCTGTCTTTAGCGCCTTCCACTACGTAACCTTCAAAGCTTTCATCATGTGCTAAATCAATGACTTGGTTATAAAATTTAGCCTGATAAGTTAATAAGGCCTCGCGGTTATCAACAGCGGCTTTAAAGGTTGATAAGCTTGTTAGCAACTGATTTTTAATAGTAAAAGCAAAGGTGAGAGTACCATTTATGGTTTCTTGAACATGACCACGCGAGCTTGCTTGTTCAAATAAAATCCCAATACCGCCGTTTACATCAGGGTAGGTAGACCCCTTACCGTAGTAAAAGTCATCAAAGCTTTCTTCGGTAAAATAAAGTGCATTATTTTTATCTAACGTTTTTGCATGGTAGTTAGCAATAGCTTTAGTAAGCGTTACGTTTTCGTCAGGCGTAATTGGGTGTTTACGACTGGCAATACCGGGCTGAAAAAAGTAGCTGCTATTAGGCCCCATTTCATGAAAGTCAGTTAAAATATTTGGCTTCCAATGATGAAATTTAGCTATACGTGCACGCGACTCTGGGTGTTGTAGTAATAGCCAGTCGCGGTTTAAATCAAACCAATAATGGTTGGTTCGGCTACTTGGCCAGCTTTCTACATGTTCACGGGTTTTAGGATCGCTGGATAAGTTCATGCCTCGGTTGCTGTTTGCCCAGTTAGCAAAACGGGCAAGTCCGTCAGGGTTAAGTGATGGGTCGAGCAAAATAATGGTGTTGTTTAATAGCTCTTCTATTTCTGGGCCTTGCGCTGCAGCTAAATAATAAGCCACCAGCAAAGCTGCATTACTACCTGATGATTCGTTGCCATGCACACTATAACCCATCCAAACCACGGCCGGCTCATTTTGAATGCTTTTGGCTTGCTCATTATTGGCTAAACGCGCTAAATGTGTTTGGCGAATTTGCTCGAGATTAGCGAGCTTTTCTGCAGTACTAATGCTTAGCATAACCAGCGGGCGTTGTTCGTGGGTGCGCCCTATTATTTCAAAATTAATGCGGTCACTTTTTTGCGCTAATATTTCCATGTAACGTACAAGTTGGTCGTGCCTTACGTGCCACTCACCCACTTCAAAACCAAGTACCTCTTGGGGTGTAGGAATGGTTTTATCAAATTCTACATCTTGTTCAAAATAATACGAAAGTGGTTTTGCCATACTTGAAAAGCTAAGCATTGCCACCATTATAGTTACTATCCAGCGCATATAAATCACTCTAAAAATGTTTGTTATTTGCACGCTAGCATTGCTTAAAATAGATGCCAACTTTTTACGCTCAACACTAGCCGCAACACGATGAGCGGAGTATGATATGCAGTATCCGAGTAATTTAGTCAAGTATAGACGGTTTTATGATTTCAATTTCCGAAACAGCACAAGCGCATTTTGCTAAACTTTTAGCAGATCAAGCACAACAAACTAATATTCGTGTGTTTGTTGTAAACCCTGGTACATCACAAGCGGAGTGTGGTGTTTCTTATTGCCCAGAAGACGCTGTAGAAGACAGCGATATTCGCCTTAACTTTAATGGTTTTGACGCCGTAGTAGATACAGAAAGCGCACCATTTTTAGAAGACGCTGAAATCGATTTTGTTACCGACAAAATGGGGACTCAGCTAACGCTTAAAGCACCTAATGCAAAGGCTCGTAAAATTGGCGAAGACGCTACATTAAACGAGCGTGTACAGCACATGCTAGAAACTGAAGTAAACCCGCAACTTGCTAACCATGGCGGTCAAGTAAGCCTTGTGGAAGTAACAGCTGAGGGCATTGCTGTTCTTCAATTTGGTGGTGGTTGTAATGGTTGCTCTATGATCGATGTAACCCTTAAAGAAGGCATCGAAAAAGAGATGATTGCTAAATTTGAAGAAATCACCGGTGTTGCCGATATTACCGAGCACCAAGCGGGCGATCACTCTTATTATTAAGCAATAATGTTAAAGCCGCTTATATATCGCTTAGGGAGCAACCCTAAACTGAGCTTAAAGCGCTTTTTTCGCGGCTTAGCACTGTTTGTGCTAGCCGTGATATTTATTACCCTTGGTTATTACACCCACTTTAGTTTACAAATTATCGGCGTAGCTATTTTGATTCCGGCTTTGTTTTTTGCCGCATGGGGCTACAGCGGTATTTTTGCTAACCGATTTTCGCAAGTTTTAAAAGATATGGGCCTTAAAAATCACGACCCAGACTTGTGGAAATAACCTTTTAAAGCTTAATCTAGTAGCTGATTATTCGCTTTTAACTGCTGGTATTTAATAATTAACGTTACACCACGCATTAACATAAAGCAGCTCATCGCAAGCCATAACGCGTTATTTTGCCACTCTATAAACACCCAAAATACCCCAAAAAAGCCAACCCCCGCTGACAGTATCATGCTATTGCGCATATTTTTTGCCCGTGTAAGCCCTACAAATACACCGTCAAATAAAAAGCAGCTCATAGCTAACATAGGTAACACGATTACCCAAGGTAAGTAATGTGTGGCCTCTTGAATTACTTCTGGCACATTGGTTAAAAGCTTAATTATGGCACTACCAAACAAGGCAAAAAAGGCGCTATATAAAGCCCCAAAAAGCATGCCCCAAAACACACTTATTTTTACCCACATCCTTATTTTTTTGACGTTTTGCTGGCCTTTTGCTTGCCCTACTTTGGCTTCACTTGCGTAGGCTATACCATCTAAAGCAAAGCTCACTAGCATTAAAAAGTTCAGTAATACAGCATTAGCTGCAAGCGTTGTTTCGCCTATACGCGCGCCATAAAAAGTCATAAAGCTAAAACATAACTGCAGTATTAAAGAGCGAATAAATATATCGCGGTTTAAACTTAGTAACTCAGCCATTTTACTAATACTTAACCAGTTTGGAACACTTAGCTCAACCCCTTGCTTTTTAGCTAGTTTAACCACTAAAAATAAGGCAAATATTAAAGCGCTGTAATCTGCAATGAGTGAAGCCCAAGCAGCCCCTGCTACAGCCCAATCTAAATACACCACAAAATATATATCGAGCACTATATTGGTAATATTGGTCACAAGTAGTAAATAAAATGGCCCTCGACCATAATGCACACCTAACATCCAGCCTAATAGCACTAAATTACAAAGCGCTGCAGGCGCGCTAAAAATACGAATACTAAAATACTGATAGGCCTGAACAAGCACATCATTATTGGCGCCTGACAAAAATGCGATGGCCTGCTTTATGAGGGGGGAAAGTGCAATTAACGCCAAGGCCACACACACTGCTAACAATAAGCTGCGTTTTAAAAGTGCTGCTAACTGTGTTAAGTTATTTTGCCCGTATGCTTGGGCTACTAAGCCTGTAGTACTCATACGTAAAAAACCGGCAAGCCAGAACAAAATAGAAATAACAGCTGAGCCAAGTGCGATCCCCGCCAAGTAATGGGCACTGCCTAAATGGCCAATTACAGCGGTATCAACAATTCCTAACAGTGGGACAGTAATATTTGATAATATCATTGGACCCGCTAGCAACAGCAAGCTTTTATGGTGTGCCTTATTATGTTTAAGAAATTGTTTCATTTAGTTTTATTTACTCTCATTTGTGTATCTGTACGTGCTCATGCGGCTGTTATTTTACAGTATCATCATGTTAGCGAAACCCTGCCTGCCGTTACCAGTGTCAGTGCCAATACGTTTACAAAGCATATGAGCTATTTAAAAGAGCATAACTTTAACGTTATTCCTCTTAATGAGCTAATAACAGCACTTGAGCAAGGCAAAAATTTACCTGAAAAAACTGTCGCTATCACCTTTGATGATGGTTATAACAATAATTACGAGCAAGCTGCGCCGATTTTAGAAAAATTTGCTTACCCGTATACTATTTTTGTAAACCCAAGACTCATTGATGAAGGTAAAGGCTACGTAATGGGATGGGATAAATTAAAAGAACTTGCCGGCAAAGGCGCATTAATAGCGAACCATACCGCTCAACACGACTACCTACATATTAAGCTAGAAGGTGAGAGCGATGAACAATGGCATGCGCGTATAAAACAAGACATTCTAAACTCACATAAGCGTATTAAAGAAAAAGTAGGCCACGACTACAAGTACTTAGCCTACCCTTACGGAGAGTTTAATAAAAAGCTCCAAGCGCTAGTAAAAGAGCTTGGGTTTATTGGAATTGGTCAACATTCTGGTGCTGTAAATAAAGACTCTGATTTTACACGCTTACCGCGCTTTCCTGCCTCTGGCTTTTACAGCAAGTTAGATACCTTAATTACTAAGTTAAATTCACGTGCGTTTAATATTAAAAAACTTGATTACCAAGACAGCGTGACAGAGCAAAATCCACCTACGCTTAAAATTGAGTTTGAAATGGGGGATTTTCATAAAAGCCAGTTTGCGTGTTATGTATCGAGTGTGGGCCAAGCTAAACTAACTTGGATAAACGATTCTACCGTACAAATAGATTCACCAAAGGCGCTTAATAAAGGACGCTCACGCTTTAACTGTACAGCGCCTTCAATTGCGCATGCTGGCAGCTACTACTGGTTTTCGCAGCCTTGGGTTATTCAGTAGTTACCGCTTTGTAGCTATAAAAATCACACTTTTATAGCTTGATGCAACAAACGCTGCGTTACTTTATCTAGTGCAACTATTTCGTTAGCTGCACCTAAATCAACTGCCGCTTTTGGCATACCCCATACCACAGATGAAAACTCATCTTGCGCTAGGGTATAACCGCCCGCTTGTTTTATTGATAATAAGCCTTTTGCACCGTCGCTTCCCATGCCGGTGAGGAGCGCGGCAATTAAGTTTTTAGGTCCGCATTCTAATAACGAATTAAACAACACATCAACCGCGGGTTTATGCCGATTAACGGGCTCTGAGTCTTCGAGTTCGCAATACAAGCTAGCGCCTCTTTTTTTAATGCTCAAATGTAGTCCGCCTGGCGCTATATACGCACACCCAGCTATAAGTTTGTCGCCATGTTCGGCTTCTTTTACATTAATTGCGCATGTGCGATCCATCCGCTGTGCAAATGAAGTACTAAAAACAGGCGGTATATGCTGAGTAATAACGATAGGAGGGCAATTAGTCGGCATTTTTATAAGCACCTCTTTGATAGCCTCAGTACCACCAGTAGACGCCCCAATAGCAATAACTTTATTTAATAAAAATTGAGCGTTTGTAGGTAAAACCTCAGTGGCCGCTGTCGATTTTTTAAAGCTTCTTACTCGTGCACCTGCCGCAACCCGCACTTTTTGCTGAACCACAAAAGCATATTGGCTCATTTGCTCTTTAACATTCACGGTGGGTTTTGCAATAAAGTCAACAGCACCTAACTCTAGCGCTTCTAAGGTAATAGGTGAGCCTTGCTGTGTTAATGTTGAAATCATAACCACAGGCATAGGCCGCAGTCGCATTAAGTTTCTTAAAAAGCTAATGCCATCCATTTTTGGC
The sequence above is drawn from the Pseudoalteromonas espejiana DSM 9414 genome and encodes:
- a CDS encoding putative metalloprotease CJM1_0395 family protein, which gives rise to MNIVTPFPSININTANVYTETARRDNQLREVIPAPAPNSASNTETKAQSDADKARLPSSTEVATYDATGKLSDEQTVEQREEGNADDSNTEQQNQQASEDTAEEEQEQQQLEIEQQQIKELKARDTEVRVHEQAHASVGGQYAGSPSYEYQRGPDGTNYAVGGEVQIDVSEIPGDPQATIDKMQTVRAAALAPAEPSSADRAIAADATQKMAAAQAELATPVDEQEQADESQNTLSVNDTRTAESENEVNNEQNRDPEVDARAGRIANFYQMTSSPQNESGFSAYG
- the bioH gene encoding pimeloyl-ACP methyl ester esterase BioH, encoding MQSELVLLHGWGMNQGVWQLVQPELEFLYSGVVRSIDLPGFGNSGSCPTPYNLHDAAKHLSEQLKTGSILMGWSLGGLFALYIAKHWPEKVSKVILVASTPFFAEQHDWPGIKATVLEQFKEQLINHREKTIERFLAIQAMGSETARDDIKQLKQLLNQYKPPNTQALSGGLDILQTDDLRNLFAHCPVPIKAIFGRLDALVPYKAIGKMAALNTEFEYAVLDKASHAPFISHKKEFLSAVKSML
- a CDS encoding ComF family protein, whose amino-acid sequence is MQQSIINWLFPSYCVQCQEVINSENGLCEHCLSDLTVFDLNKHTNLLHRPDIVEMFPNCEFDRLFACAFYQPPFEHWLKRLKFNNQIHYKKALQQVITKELATFFEHLSTKPDFFIILPLHKKRFLKRGFNQVSQVWQPCIAKHGDVSNALVRNKATQAQSQLSKAKRIKNLKNAFICTQDMSGKTVAIIDDVMTTGATLNAATQVLKQAGAKQVWAFTTCLTPL
- a CDS encoding M14 metallopeptidase family protein, which gives rise to MRWIVTIMVAMLSFSSMAKPLSYYFEQDVEFDKTIPTPQEVLGFEVGEWHVRHDQLVRYMEILAQKSDRINFEIIGRTHEQRPLVMLSISTAEKLANLEQIRQTHLARLANNEQAKSIQNEPAVVWMGYSVHGNESSGSNAALLVAYYLAAAQGPEIEELLNNTIILLDPSLNPDGLARFANWANSNRGMNLSSDPKTREHVESWPSSRTNHYWFDLNRDWLLLQHPESRARIAKFHHWKPNILTDFHEMGPNSSYFFQPGIASRKHPITPDENVTLTKAIANYHAKTLDKNNALYFTEESFDDFYYGKGSTYPDVNGGIGILFEQASSRGHVQETINGTLTFAFTIKNQLLTSLSTFKAAVDNREALLTYQAKFYNQVIDLAHDESFEGYVVEGAKDSTRIKLFLNLLKQHQINAYPLTKTLKAKGKNFSTNSYFVPLAQPQFRLVKAIFSEQKSFADNTFYDVSGWTLAHAFNLEFAQVKSSWGLEVASTAWQKAVMPSFATLKTEYAFGFAWDDYLAPKMLNSLLKQGVKARVALSALTAKSHSGEINFAPGSIIVPAGLQTQSDWVAILNKAQSQFGIAIKPITTGLTSKGADLGSRTMAVLKEPKVLLVGGKGVSQYEAGEVWYYLDRFVGIAPTIVEMERLGSIDLANYSHIVLANGNYSGLPDSDKVAIKSWVRKGGVIWGHKGGAKFLADQQLLKANYLSRQDVASAFKTKGLSYADKDHLAGRQRIAGAIFNTDVDTTHPLTFSLNRDTLPVFKNSTWLLEKSEAPFVNILTYPKKPLLAGFTDGVNEQQIAGAAAMIAHSYGRGSVIAMTDNPVFRGYWYGTSRLLSNALFFGHTFRVSGN
- the nfuA gene encoding Fe-S biogenesis protein NfuA; translation: MISISETAQAHFAKLLADQAQQTNIRVFVVNPGTSQAECGVSYCPEDAVEDSDIRLNFNGFDAVVDTESAPFLEDAEIDFVTDKMGTQLTLKAPNAKARKIGEDATLNERVQHMLETEVNPQLANHGGQVSLVEVTAEGIAVLQFGGGCNGCSMIDVTLKEGIEKEMIAKFEEITGVADITEHQAGDHSYY
- the dinF gene encoding MATE family efflux transporter DinF, with the translated sequence MKQFLKHNKAHHKSLLLLAGPMILSNITVPLLGIVDTAVIGHLGSAHYLAGIALGSAVISILFWLAGFLRMSTTGLVAQAYGQNNLTQLAALLKRSLLLAVCVALALIALSPLIKQAIAFLSGANNDVLVQAYQYFSIRIFSAPAALCNLVLLGWMLGVHYGRGPFYLLLVTNITNIVLDIYFVVYLDWAVAGAAWASLIADYSALIFALFLVVKLAKKQGVELSVPNWLSISKMAELLSLNRDIFIRSLILQLCFSFMTFYGARIGETTLAANAVLLNFLMLVSFALDGIAYASEAKVGQAKGQQNVKKIRMWVKISVFWGMLFGALYSAFFALFGSAIIKLLTNVPEVIQEATHYLPWVIVLPMLAMSCFLFDGVFVGLTRAKNMRNSMILSAGVGFFGVFWVFIEWQNNALWLAMSCFMLMRGVTLIIKYQQLKANNQLLD
- a CDS encoding polysaccharide deacetylase family protein, which gives rise to MFKKLFHLVLFTLICVSVRAHAAVILQYHHVSETLPAVTSVSANTFTKHMSYLKEHNFNVIPLNELITALEQGKNLPEKTVAITFDDGYNNNYEQAAPILEKFAYPYTIFVNPRLIDEGKGYVMGWDKLKELAGKGALIANHTAQHDYLHIKLEGESDEQWHARIKQDILNSHKRIKEKVGHDYKYLAYPYGEFNKKLQALVKELGFIGIGQHSGAVNKDSDFTRLPRFPASGFYSKLDTLITKLNSRAFNIKKLDYQDSVTEQNPPTLKIEFEMGDFHKSQFACYVSSVGQAKLTWINDSTVQIDSPKALNKGRSRFNCTAPSIAHAGSYYWFSQPWVIQ
- a CDS encoding protein-glutamate methylesterase/protein-glutamine glutaminase → MVKVLIIDDSPLIRRLLSEILSQANDIEVVGCAEDPYQAREMIKLLNPDVLTLDVEMPKMDGISFLRNLMRLRPMPVVMISTLTQQGSPITLEALELGAVDFIAKPTVNVKEQMSQYAFVVQQKVRVAAGARVRSFKKSTAATEVLPTNAQFLLNKVIAIGASTGGTEAIKEVLIKMPTNCPPIVITQHIPPVFSTSFAQRMDRTCAINVKEAEHGDKLIAGCAYIAPGGLHLSIKKRGASLYCELEDSEPVNRHKPAVDVLFNSLLECGPKNLIAALLTGMGSDGAKGLLSIKQAGGYTLAQDEFSSVVWGMPKAAVDLGAANEIVALDKVTQRLLHQAIKV